One Candidatus Niyogibacteria bacterium genomic region harbors:
- a CDS encoding DNA polymerase III subunit alpha, producing the protein MSFVHLHTHSHYSLLDGLAKIDDLVRAAAEYGMPALALTDHGNLYGAIEFYQKSKNAGIKPIIGVEAYLASTSRHSKKVGLDEKRFHLVLLAENNEGYQNLLKLVTASHLEGFYYKPRIDKEILRRYSKGLIGTSSCMGGEIPRALIAGDFDQARKLAFEYQEIFGKNNFFIELSHHPGIPNHDRAQKALKQLARDLKIPTIAAQDIHYVSKEDAQAQDVLLAVQTNSRLDDADRMTMKNDDFSMRSPKEMTDLFRDAPEAIANTLEIASRINIELELGKISFPHYPLPEGHGADSYLEKLCLDGLKKRYGDDVSEAIKKRLDYELAVIKKTGFASYFLIVQDITNWSKNKGIVVGPGRGSAAGSLISYLTNITNVDPIKYDLLFERFMNPDRVSPPDIDLDFADTRRDEVLEYMTEKYGSDHVAQIITFGTMAARAAIRDAGRALNLSYAFCDTLAKMIAFGKNLTESLENNAELKNSYETDPDAKRLIDAARKLEGVARHASVHACGTVITKEPLVNTVPLQYAARGKDTNEKTIVTQYEMHAIEDLGLLKMDILGLKNLSIIEAAVKLIKERTGNTVDFDKMNPVDARVFEMLARGQTLGVFQLEGGGMTRFLTDLQPTEIEDIIAMISLYRPGPLDAGMIPIYIKRKHGREPATYLHPKLEPILKKTHGIMIYQEQLMQAAQAASGFTLAEADTLRKAVGKKIKKLLDEQKEKFILGAEKTINSRGIGEELWKIIEPFAGYGFNRSHAAAYALVAYQTAWLKCHYPLEFMASLMNADEKDIERIAILVNEAKKSGISVLPPDINQSDEGFTPRIGENPTIRFGLRTIKNVGSNSVSAIIEERKTNGPYSSLADLLERSPSKDLNKKSLESLIKSGALDNIGERNQMLDNLEAILSYHRDSAKTRAQNQSSLFSLMNDRAVLPQLKLNAARPATDEEKLRWERELLGLYISSHPLEKMKDKLKKEKMQIETAKTLVDGAPASVGAMIESIQKITTKKGEPMVFLKLLDLSGAMEAIVFPRTLTEYGSLIIEEKGIKIKGRISHRNGRTALIANEIRVL; encoded by the coding sequence ATGTCATTTGTCCACCTTCATACGCATAGCCACTATAGTCTGCTTGACGGTTTGGCTAAAATAGACGATTTGGTCAGAGCCGCCGCGGAATACGGGATGCCCGCTTTGGCCTTAACTGACCACGGCAATCTTTACGGCGCGATTGAGTTTTATCAAAAATCAAAAAACGCGGGAATTAAACCGATAATAGGCGTGGAGGCGTATCTCGCCTCTACCTCCCGCCATTCAAAAAAAGTCGGACTTGATGAAAAACGTTTTCACCTCGTGCTTCTGGCTGAAAATAACGAGGGTTACCAAAATCTTTTAAAATTGGTCACGGCATCGCATCTTGAAGGATTTTACTATAAACCGCGCATAGATAAAGAAATACTGCGCAGATATTCAAAAGGCCTTATCGGCACTTCAAGCTGTATGGGCGGCGAAATACCGCGAGCTTTGATTGCCGGCGACTTTGACCAAGCCAGAAAACTCGCGTTTGAATATCAAGAAATCTTCGGAAAAAACAACTTTTTTATTGAACTTTCGCATCATCCCGGAATACCAAATCATGACCGCGCGCAAAAAGCCCTGAAACAGCTTGCGCGCGACCTTAAAATCCCGACTATTGCCGCGCAGGACATTCATTATGTTTCCAAAGAAGACGCTCAGGCCCAAGATGTGCTGCTAGCAGTTCAAACAAATTCCAGGTTGGACGATGCCGACCGGATGACTATGAAAAACGACGATTTTTCCATGAGGTCCCCGAAAGAAATGACGGATCTTTTTCGGGACGCGCCCGAAGCCATAGCCAATACTTTAGAAATTGCTTCAAGAATAAATATTGAACTGGAGCTCGGAAAAATAAGTTTCCCTCACTATCCTCTTCCGGAAGGACACGGCGCGGATTCTTATCTGGAAAAATTGTGTCTTGACGGACTTAAAAAACGCTACGGCGATGACGTATCCGAAGCCATTAAAAAACGGCTTGATTACGAACTTGCGGTCATCAAAAAAACCGGCTTTGCTTCTTACTTTTTAATAGTGCAGGACATAACCAATTGGTCCAAGAACAAAGGAATAGTAGTCGGTCCGGGCCGGGGCTCCGCGGCAGGGTCGCTCATATCGTATCTGACCAACATAACTAACGTTGACCCCATAAAATACGACTTGCTCTTTGAACGATTTATGAATCCGGACCGCGTAAGCCCGCCGGATATAGACTTGGACTTCGCTGATACCCGCCGCGACGAAGTCTTGGAATATATGACCGAAAAATACGGCTCCGACCATGTGGCGCAGATAATAACATTCGGGACAATGGCCGCTCGGGCAGCCATCCGCGATGCCGGACGCGCTTTAAATCTTTCTTATGCTTTTTGCGATACCCTGGCTAAAATGATTGCTTTCGGCAAAAACCTGACCGAATCTTTGGAAAATAACGCCGAGCTTAAAAATTCATACGAAACCGACCCTGACGCCAAAAGACTCATTGACGCGGCGCGAAAACTGGAAGGCGTGGCGCGACACGCCTCGGTACACGCCTGCGGAACAGTGATAACCAAAGAACCTCTGGTCAACACCGTCCCGCTGCAATACGCCGCGCGCGGGAAAGACACAAACGAAAAAACAATCGTAACCCAGTATGAAATGCACGCGATTGAAGACCTCGGCCTTTTAAAAATGGATATCCTCGGATTAAAAAACCTCAGCATCATTGAAGCCGCGGTCAAATTAATCAAAGAACGGACGGGGAATACCGTTGATTTTGATAAAATGAATCCCGTAGATGCGCGAGTTTTTGAAATGCTGGCTCGCGGCCAGACTTTAGGCGTATTCCAGCTTGAAGGCGGAGGAATGACGCGCTTTTTGACCGACCTCCAGCCCACGGAAATAGAAGATATAATCGCGATGATTTCTCTTTATCGTCCGGGGCCGCTGGATGCCGGAATGATACCCATATACATAAAAAGAAAACACGGCCGGGAGCCGGCAACCTATCTTCATCCAAAGCTTGAACCGATTCTCAAAAAAACGCACGGCATAATGATTTATCAGGAACAGCTTATGCAAGCCGCTCAAGCCGCGTCCGGTTTCACTCTGGCCGAAGCCGATACTCTGCGCAAAGCCGTGGGCAAAAAAATCAAAAAACTTCTTGACGAACAAAAAGAAAAATTCATTTTGGGAGCGGAGAAAACGATAAATAGCCGCGGGATTGGCGAAGAACTTTGGAAAATCATAGAGCCGTTCGCGGGATACGGTTTTAACCGCTCGCACGCGGCAGCCTACGCTTTAGTCGCCTATCAAACCGCGTGGCTTAAATGCCACTACCCGCTTGAATTTATGGCGTCTCTAATGAACGCCGACGAAAAAGATATTGAAAGAATAGCGATTCTGGTTAATGAGGCGAAAAAATCAGGCATATCCGTTTTGCCTCCGGATATAAATCAAAGTGACGAAGGGTTCACCCCCAGGATCGGAGAAAATCCGACAATCCGTTTCGGGTTGCGCACCATTAAAAATGTCGGCTCAAACTCTGTTTCGGCGATTATAGAAGAGAGAAAAACAAACGGCCCGTATTCAAGTTTGGCAGACCTCCTGGAAAGATCGCCGTCCAAAGATTTAAACAAAAAATCCTTGGAGTCGCTGATAAAATCAGGAGCGCTTGACAATATCGGCGAAAGAAACCAGATGCTGGATAATCTGGAAGCGATTCTTTCATATCATCGGGATTCGGCCAAAACCCGGGCGCAAAACCAATCCTCGCTTTTCAGCTTAATGAATGACCGCGCCGTCCTCCCCCAGCTTAAATTGAACGCGGCCCGTCCCGCGACTGACGAAGAAAAACTGCGCTGGGAGCGCGAGCTTCTCGGATTATACATTTCAAGCCACCCTCTTGAAAAAATGAAAGACAAACTCAAAAAAGAAAAAATGCAGATAGAAACCGCCAAGACTCTGGTTGACGGCGCTCCGGCTTCGGTTGGAGCAATGATAGAGAGCATTCAAAAAATTACCACTAAAAAGGGGGAACCGATGGTTTTTCTTAAACTTCTTGATCTTTCCGGAGCAATGGAAGCAATTGTCTTTCCGAGAACTCTTACCGAATACGGCTCGCTTATTATTGAAGAAAAAGGAATAAAAATAAAAGGAAGAATAAGCCATCGAAACGGCCGTACGGCTTTAATTGCCAACGAAATAAGGGTATTATAA